The DNA window AAAGCCTAGGTTCACGACTTTAGGTGGGTCGGATTTGCGGGAAGAAGAAGGGAAATGTTTCGCAGAAGCATCCATCACTATTTAGTTTCGGCTCCGAGAAGGTCCGTCTTGACCTTGACAGAAAGAAAACCTTTTCCTAAATGAGAAAGAGATGAGGCGATTTCTTGCTCTCGTATTATTTTTAATCCTATTGGCCTTAGGGGGCTTAGCCTTTTATTTTCAGGAATGGTTTGATTCTCCCGGATTTCGCTGGGTCGTTTCCAAATTTTCCTTTTGGGTCTTTCTGTCGGTTCTATTACTTTCCGGCTTGGCGATGCTTCGGATTTTCAGAAGGGCCAAGAAGGCAATTCATACCCAAAGACAGGCCATCGAAAAACATTTAAGTGGAATTCTAGAAGAACTTGTCCAGGACTCCCAGGCATTAAGTGAATTCCTAAAGATAGACCTTCCTCAAATGGAAGAACGTATCAAAATTTCCAAAGACAAACTTCCTAAAGAAATCTATTCTTCGTATACGGCAAATTGGACCAAGATCAGAACGGATGCAGAGGCTTCTCTTAGAGATCTGGAAACTCTTCCTTTAGAGCCGGAATTCGTAGAACAAAAAAATCACGCTGTCTTGGAATATAAAGATCTTCTAAACAAACATACTAAAGCAAAATCCATTTTAGAAAGAGTCAGATCGGACCTTTCACTATTAAAAGAAAAACTAACGGAGAAAGGATGTTGAGAACTATCCTTATCATATTCACTGCCTGTATTATATCCACTTGCACTTCTATCCCGGAGACAAACTTTTCTATCGCAGAGCTTGCTTCTCCCATTCATCCACTTTCTCAATTATTGCCTAAGGATAAAAGTATCCCTTCTCTCTCCATACTTCGCAAAAAAACAAAAGTGAGCGGAATATTACTCCATCACACCAAGGGGCTTTCCAGCGAAGAATATATTACAAAAAGTGCAAATTCCGGATGGTTAGTACATTATATCGTAGATAAAAAAGGTAAGATTTACGGGGTAGAAGATCCGGGAACCTCTCTCATCAAGGCCGCACCAAAAATGGATGCAAGTATGATCCATATTTCTTGGGAAGGAGATAAGGAAGATATACTCAAACGTCCCGCCCAGAAAAAATCCGTACTTTATGCGATCGCAAAAACTTCCCAAGAATTCGGAATACCGGTCACAAATTTTGATGTGGGCGGCCGTTCCGGAATATTCACACATAGCCAAGCCAAAAAGAAATTCGGCGGATTCTTGAATGGAAGCGATTGCGGAAATGAGAATGTTCTAAAAGCGCTTCTCGAAGAATTAAAAGGCTCCTACTTTTCCGAAATGGAATGGAAGGACAGATATGGAGAATGGGTTCTCAGAAAAGAAAAACCTTTCGTAGGACAAAACGGAGAAGTCAAAGATCCTAGTTATGATAAAGGTAGATCCGTCACTCCTACTCCTAAAGCAGAACTGGATAGTATCGAAAAAACTGCAGACGGACTTCTTCTTGAAGAAAAAAGACTTAAATACAATTATAGAGGAGCGATCACTGCTGATTGTGTAGTATTACACTTCACTGCGATCAATGATTATGACGGAACTCTAAGAGTATTAGAGAAACGGAATTTAGCTGCCACATTCCTTGCAGATAAGGATGGAAAAATCTACCAATTGCTGGACTCTCCTCTCCATATGGCCGCCGCCGCTACCGGCACAAATCGAAATTGTTTCCAAATAGAGATCGTAGGCAAGGACACCGAGATGTTACTTGCAAATCCTGCACAAACTGCCGCGGTTTCAAAACTTGTATATGAGCTTTGTCAAAAATACCAGATCCCTTTGAATAACGAAAGGATAGAATCCTTGAAAGGTGTATTCTCCCATACTCAGGCTAAGAAAAAATGGGGCGGGTCTATCTT is part of the Leptospira andrefontaineae genome and encodes:
- a CDS encoding peptidoglycan recognition protein family protein → MLRTILIIFTACIISTCTSIPETNFSIAELASPIHPLSQLLPKDKSIPSLSILRKKTKVSGILLHHTKGLSSEEYITKSANSGWLVHYIVDKKGKIYGVEDPGTSLIKAAPKMDASMIHISWEGDKEDILKRPAQKKSVLYAIAKTSQEFGIPVTNFDVGGRSGIFTHSQAKKKFGGFLNGSDCGNENVLKALLEELKGSYFSEMEWKDRYGEWVLRKEKPFVGQNGEVKDPSYDKGRSVTPTPKAELDSIEKTADGLLLEEKRLKYNYRGAITADCVVLHFTAINDYDGTLRVLEKRNLAATFLADKDGKIYQLLDSPLHMAAAATGTNRNCFQIEIVGKDTEMLLANPAQTAAVSKLVYELCQKYQIPLNNERIESLKGVFSHTQAKKKWGGSIFLDAQDFDPGEPYMKKVIETLGGTYYSEKDWYDRHGEEWILLFTDFQP